A genomic window from Salvia hispanica cultivar TCC Black 2014 chromosome 5, UniMelb_Shisp_WGS_1.0, whole genome shotgun sequence includes:
- the LOC125187628 gene encoding transcription factor GTE2-like, with protein sequence MSTKLGFGLQNLPQEKMPQLVQIIRKRDEHLAQDGDEIELDIEALDTETLWELDRFVTNWKKMVSKTKRQALMMNNNPAAGVSIPSSPVTDADVGALSDKNDDCGKMMKENDEEDVDIDDDMPAASFPAVEIEIEREGVVGQENDGVVGQENDGRGNASSSSSSSGSSSSDSSSSSDSDSGSSSGSESDADD encoded by the exons ATGTCAACAAAACTTGGATTTGGGTTGCAGAATTTACCCCAAGAGAAGATGCCTCAACTTGTACAGATAATCAGGAAGAGGGATGAGCATTTGGCACAGGATGGCGATGAAATTGAGCTTGATATTGAGGCTCTTGATACGGAGACGCTGTGGGAACTTGATCGGTTTGTGACCAATTGGAAGAAGATGGTGAGCAAGACAAAGCGGCAAGCGTTGATGATGAACAACAATCCAGCTGCTGGAGTTTCTATTCCCTCCAGTCCTGTTACTGATGCTGATGTG GGCGCATTGAGCGACAAGAATGATGATTGTGGCAAGATGatgaaagaaaatgatgaagaagatgtaGATATTGATGACGATATGCCAGCAGCGAGCTTCCCTGCTGTGGAGattgagattgagagagaaggTGTTGTTGGGCAGGAGAATGATGGTGTTGTTGGACAGGAGAATGATGGTAGAGGCAATGCCAGCAGTAGCTCAAGCAGTTCTGGCAGCTCAAGTAGCGATTCGTCATCCTCGAGTG ATTCTGATTCAGGGAGTTCCTCTGGTAGTGAGTCCGACGCAGATGATTGA
- the LOC125189246 gene encoding NAP1-related protein 1-like, which translates to MIYRTKQLLVTNTLQAIGVGIMLGAIYINIGLDKSGIEKRLGLFTYTLIFLLSSTTETLPIFINERPILLREASSGVYRLSSYLIANTLVFIPYLLAMQLSSLLLFTSYIHVSIAHILQLQFWGKNVLFSICFQVNLEASEKVLELEQKYNEIRKPVYDKRNDIIKSIPDFWLTAFMSHPALSELLTDEDQKIFKYLSKLEVEDCKDVKSGYSITFHFESNPYFEDAILTKTFTFFEEGTTEISATAITWKEGMGIPIGVAAEEKKGNKRPKADESFFSWFNNIQHSSNLEEIHDEVAEIIKDDLWPNPLRYFNNEAADEEGSEMDDDEDKDSDGSEDDDDDDQDDDENED; encoded by the exons ATGATTTACAGAACGAAGCAATTGCTCGTCACCAACACATTGCAAGCCATAGGAGTCGGAATCATGCTCGGCGCGATCTACATCAACATCGGATTAGACAAATCGGGGATCGAGAAGCGATTAGGTCTCTTCACGTACACACTCATCTTCCTCCTCTCCTCCACCACCGAAACCCTCCCGATCTTCATCAACGAGCGACCAATCCTCCTCCGAGAAGCCTCCAGCGGTGTCTACCGCCTCTCCTCCTACCTAATCGCCAACACGCTCGTCTTCATCCCCTACCTCCTCGCCATGCAATTGTCTTCCCTGCTTCTGTTTACTTCCTATATTCATGTTTCAATTGCTCATATTCTTCAGCTtcaattttggggaaaaaacg TTCTGTTTTCTATATGCTTTCAGGTCAATTTAGAAGCAAGTGAAAAGGTCCTGGAACTTGAACAGAAGTACAACGAAATACGGAAGCCTGTCTATGATAAGCGAAATGACATCATTAAATCCATTCCTGATTTCTGGTTGACTGCT TTTATGAGTCATCCTGCACTCAGTGAACTTTTGACTGATGAGGACCAAAAG ATATTCAAGTATTTGAGTAAGCTTGAAGTTGAGGATTGCAAAGATGTGAAATCTGGTTACTCCATTACGTTT CACTTCGAGTCCAATCCTTACTTTGAAGATGCTATACTCACAAAGACCTTTACATTCTTTGAGGAAGGAACAACCGAAATCTCAGCAACAGCAATAACCTGGAAAGAAGGCATG GGCATTCCTATTGGTGTTGCTGCTGAAGAGAAGAAAGGAAACAAGCGGCCTAAAGCTGATGAGAG CTTCTTTTCCTGGTTCAACAACATCCAGCATAGTAGTAATTTGGAAGAGATACATGATGAG GTTGCTGAAATTATCAAGGATGATCTATGGCCCAATCCCCTTAGATATTTTAACAAC GAGGCTGCTGATGAAGAGGGGTCTGAAATGGATGATGATGAG GACAAGGACAGTGATGGCtctgaagatgatgatgatgatgaccaAGATGATGACGAAaatgaagattaa
- the LOC125187627 gene encoding protein PHYTOCHROME KINASE SUBSTRATE 3-like yields the protein METQDGSSLRVASFSSYIDKGKESLVHRVSAQDHTNMTIKLSNPTRVDSFSSRSSEHNPNSAFTFSHLTPKHAGAGEISVFGADRYFNMKLEYQTKTHPPTPSLCSESSAPTTCHSQTTLLPSNQPSKHKKTASRIFTGFGCKTPCFGYKSVQIDEIKDHPIKKIQDIEESRKSIEVFGSRKIKDAKGSEVATNMERKLSMLTWDAIPKGGKKNLPTSTIGSTSEVGDVASEASSDLFEIEEVSGSIYPLMQGADDDDDDEPSCMMSPATSLYAPSEASIQWSVVTASAADFSGLSEFNDDSVSAKVVKTRVVNQVQKSRPTGLLGCKSIKAVDVANQNVCVKGLIHDPSVKTLTLNNMNRLPPPLTSDPVRELWSSSTADVSERIAGIGVKEHVSRI from the exons ATGGAGACTCAAGACGGCAGCAGCCTTCGCGTCGCCTCGTTCTCGTCCTACATCGACAAAGGCAAAGAGAGCCTAGTCCACCGCGTCTCCGCCCAAGACCACACCAACATGACCATCAAATTATCCAACCCCACCCGCGTCGACTCCTTCTCCTCCCGCTCCTCCGAGCACAACCCCAACTCCGCCTTCACCTTCTCCCACCTCACCCCCAAACACGCCGGCGCCGGCGAGATCAGCGTCTTCGGCGCCGACCGCTACTTCAACATGAAGCTCGAGTACCAAACCAAAACCCACCCTCCCACCCCGAGCCTCTGCTCAGAATCCTCCGCCCCCACCACTTGCCACAGCCAAACCACTCTCCTCCCTTCCAACCAACCATCCAAGCACAAAAAAACCGCATCCCGCATCTTCACCGGATTCGGCTGCAAAACCCCCTGCTTCGGCTATAAATCCGTCCAAATCGACGAAATCAAAGATCACCCGATCAAGAAGATCCAAGACATAGAAGAGTCGCGGAAATCGATCGAGGTGTTCGGATCCAGGAAAATTAAGGACGCAAAAGGAAGCGAAGTAGCGACGAACATGGAGCGGAAGCTGTCGATGCTGACGTGGGACGCGATTCCCAAGGGGGGGAAGAAAAATCTCCCGACGTCAACGATCGGGAGCACTAGCGAAGTTGGTGACGTGGCGAGCGAGGCCAGCTCGGATTTATTCGAGATCGAGGAAGTTTCTGGAAGCATCTACCCGCTTATGCAAGGTGcggacgacgacgacgacgacgagcCGAGCTGTATGATGAGCCCGGCCACGTCGCTGTACGCGCCGAGCGAGGCCAGCATACAGTGGAGCGTGGTGACGGCCAGCGCCGCAGACTTCTCCGGCCTGTCGGAGTTCAACGACGACAGCGTCAGCGCCAAGGTTGTGAAGACGAGGGTTGTTAATCAAGTGCAGAAGAGTAGGCCGACGGGATTGCTCGGGTGCAAGAGCATTAAAGCTGTGGATGTTGCTAATCAGAATGTTTGTGTTAAG GGGCTTATTCATGATCCTTCCGTCAAAACTCTCACTCTGAACAACATGAATCGTCTTCCACCGCCGCTGACTTCAGATCCTGTGCGCGAGCTCTGGTCGTCTTCCACGGCGGATGTGTCGGAGCGCATCGCCGGCATCGGTGTGAAGGAGCATGTATCCAGAATTTGA
- the LOC125187898 gene encoding pentatricopeptide repeat-containing protein At4g14170-like, which yields MNYHLPLARLILHKGSSNLLSPLQLFQLHSLAITTGLQLQHPSILLSLFKLYLTNQATLTHAEKLFPRVQQPYKWNLMIRHASATRPSKALSLFQKMRIDEPSTPFCNNPFVYASLIKACGKARAFREGKSIHCRIIRLGLDYNVNVSNSLVSFYSGSANLMSYADVLFDSVSEKNVVVVNGLISGNVRRANFDVGLRLFVEMLRGCFGLNVKPNCVSFVILISGCVEFGEFRAGKALHCCSWKMGLGWSVEMCNVLIDFYAKLGHIGDASNVFVEMPERDLISWNSIIWGHVKSGEFVKAFSLFREMRREGIGVDRASFSCLLSACAARRDLWLGRMVHARVKAIGMECDVSVGTALINMYAKCGKLNSARKLFDELPKQEIEYWNAMIHAYVDAGLAREALKQLDEIKFRDLRLDEVTVLGLIMACGDAGDLHRGRLMHSIVENDDLFKGSVVLGNALVDMYAKCGSTTRARSVFDRMPRRDVISWTSMIVGHAVNGEGEESLATFQQMCAEKLVPNSVTFLGVLSACDHAGLIDEGMRLYNMMSEVYHIKPRIEHCGCVVDMLARAGKIGDAQMFIQKMDTKPNALVWRMLLNACRVHGHIDLGLSFVTGLTELDTPPEAANFVISSNVYAEAGRWNDVAARRNTMVVERASKEAGKSCVS from the coding sequence atgaattatcATCTTCCCTTAGCTCGGTTGATTCTTCACAAAGGCTCTTCCAATCTCCTTTCCCCTCTGCAACTCTTTCAGCTCCACTCTCTAGCAATAACCACAGGCCTCCAACTCCAGCACCCCTCgattctcctctctctcttcaagCTCTATCTCACTAACCAGGCAACTCTCACTCACGCAGAGAAACTTTTCCCCCGAGTTCAACAACCATATAAATGGAATCTCATGATCAGACACGCATCAGCTACCCGCCCTTCAAAGGCGCTATCTTTGTTTCAAAAAATGCGTATTGATGAACCAAGCACCCCTTTTTGCAATAACCCTTTTGTTTATGCTTCTCTGATTAAAGCTTGTGGTAAAGCTAGGGCTTTTCGTGAAGGTAAATCGATACATTGCCGGATAATTAGGCTTGGATTGGATTACAATGTGAATGTGTCGAATAGTCTCGTTAGCTTTTATTCAGGCTCTGCGAATTTGATGAGCTACGCTGATGTGTTGTTTGATTCGGTTTCGGAGAAAAATGTGGTTGTTGTTAATGGCCTGATATCTGGGAATGTTAGGAGAGCGAATTTTGATGTGGGATTGAGACTGTTTGTTGAGATGCTGCGTGGTTGTTTCGGTTTAAATGTGAAGCCTAATTGTGTTTCTTTCGTGATTTTGATATCTGGTTGTGTTGAATTTGGGGAATTTAGGGCAGGGAAGGCGCTTCATTGTTGTAGTTGGAAGATGGGATTGGGATGGAGTGTTGAAATGTGCAATGTgcttattgatttttatgcTAAATTAGGGCACATTGGTGATGCTTCAAATGTGTTCGTGGAAATGCCAGAGAGAGACTTGATTTCGTGGAACTCGATAATTTGGGGGCATGTTAAGAGTGGAGAGTTTGTGAAAGCGTTTTCCTTGTTTAGAGAAATGAGGAGAGAGGGGATTGGAGTTGATAGAGCGTCGTTTAGTTGCTTGTTGTCTGCTTGTGCTGCTCGTAGAGATCTTTGGTTGGGGAGGATGGTTCATGCTCGTGTAAAAGCTATTGGGATGGAGTGTGATGTCTCTGTAGGGACGGCTTTGATCAACATGTATGCAAAGTGTGGAAAGTTGAACTCTGCAAGGAAACTTTTCGATGAACTACCAAAGCAAGAGATTGAGTATTGGAATGCAATGATACATGCTTATGTTGATGCTGGACTTGCTAGGGAGGCTTTGAAGCAACTTGATGAGATCAAGTTTAGGGATTTACGACTAGATGAAGTGACAGTTTTGGGATTGATTATGGCTTGTGGTGATGCAGGGGATCTGCATCGCGGTAGGCTTATGCATTCTATTGTGGAAAACGATGATTTGTTCAAAGGAAGCGTGGTTTTAGGGAATGCTCTTGTAGACATGTATGCAAAATGTGGGAGCACTACGAGAGCTAGGTCGGTCTTTGATAGGATGCCCCGGAGAGATGTGATTTCATGGACATCTATGATAGTAGGCCATGCTGTTAACGGTGAAGGAGAAGAGTCTCTTGCTACTTTTCAGCAAATGTGTGCGGAAAAATTAGTTCCGAATTCTGTGACCTTCTTAGGAGTTCTGTCAGCCTGTGATCATGCTGGTTTGATTGATGAAGGGATGAGATTATACAATATGATGAGTGAAGTGTACCATATCAAGCCACGGATCGAGCACTGTGGCTGCGTGGTCGACATGCTTGCTAGAGCTGGCAAAATCGGAGATGCTCAAATGTTTATTCAGAAGATGGACACAAAGCCTAATGCACTTGTTTGGAGGATGTTGCTGAACGCGTGTAGGGTTCATGGCCACATCGATCTAGGATTGAGCTTCGTTACTGGCTTAACAGAACTGGATACGCCTCCGGAAGCAGCCAATTTTGTGATCTCGTCTAATGTATATGCGGAAGCTGGGAGATGGAACGACGTTGCTGCTCGTAGAAACACAATGGTTGTTGAAAGAGCTTCCAAAGAAGCAGGAAAGAGCTGTGTTTCTTAG